A genomic window from Lotus japonicus ecotype B-129 chromosome 1, LjGifu_v1.2 includes:
- the LOC130728300 gene encoding heavy metal-associated isoprenylated plant protein 39-like, with the protein MKKFVLKLDLPDDKAKQKALKTVSTLPGIDAISMDMKEKKLTVVGTVDPVTVVSKLRKYWQADLVSVGPAKEPEKKEEPKKEEPKKEEEKKDEPKSEEPKKEEAKKEEPKKEEEKKDEKKEEEKKKEQPAQIDPVLEWVKAYRQYNPHMTTYYHVQSMEENPNACVIC; encoded by the exons ATGAAG AAATTTGTGCTCAAGTTGGATTTGCCAGATGACAAGGCTAAACAGAAGGCCCTGAAAACAGTGTCAACACTTCCAG GGATTGATGCCATTTCCATGGACATGAAGGAGAAGAAATTAACAGTGGTAGGAACTGTAGATCCAGTCACTGTAGTGAGCAAATTGCGCAAATACTGGCAAGCAGATCTAGTCTCTGTAGGACCTGCAAAGGAGCCTGAAAAGAAAGAGGAACCAAAGAAAGAAGAACCCAAAaaagaggaagagaagaaagatgAGCCAAAGAGTGAAGAACCCAAGAAAGAAGAGGCGAAGAAGGAAGagccaaagaaagaagaagagaagaaagatgaaaagaaagaagaggagaaaaagaaagagcaaCCAGCTCAAATTGACCCTGTTTTAGAGTGGGTCAAGGCTTATAGGCAATATAATCCCCACATGACCACATATTACCATGTTCAAAGCATGGAAGAGAATCCGAATGCTTGTGTGATTTGTTAA